The following proteins are encoded in a genomic region of Neospora caninum Liverpool complete genome, chromosome XI:
- a CDS encoding putative 60S ribosomal protein L23 yields MKRGRGGAGGNKMRVTLGLPVGALINCCDNSGAKNLYIIAVKGWGSCLNRLPACSLGDLVLATVKKGKPDLRKKVHMAIIVRQRRAWRRAEGYFIYFEDNAGVVANNKGEMKGSAVTGPVGKECAELWPKISAAATAIC; encoded by the exons ATGAAGAGAG GCAGGGGAGGAGCTGGTGGCAACAAGATGAGGGTGACCCTCG GTCTCCCCGTCGGTGCCCTCATCAACTGCTGCGACAACAGTGGCGCAAAGAACCTGTACATCATTGCCGTCAAG GGCTGGGGCAGCTGCCTGAACCGTCTGCCGGCGTGCTCGTTGGGCGATCTGGTTTTGGCGACAGTCAAGAAAGGCAAACCCGACTTGAGGAAGAAAGTCCACATGGCCATCATTGttcgacagagaagagcgtgGCGCCGTGCAGAGGGCTACTTCATCTACTTCGAGGACAACGCCGGAGTTGTCGCGAACAACAAGGGAGAAATGAAAGGTTCTGCCGTCACCGGTCCCGTCGGCAAGGAGTGCGCCGAGCTGTGGCCCAAGATCTCCGCTGCGGCCACTGCCATCTGCTAA